ACCACCACGGGCAGGCCAGGAGCGTGAGGAACGACACAACGGCCGCCCCCTCGGATGAGGTGGCGGCCGTTCGTCAGGTGGAGCCGGCGAGGGTCAGTCCTCGACGAGCATCCCCTTCTGGTATGCCTTGGCCAGGCGCCGCGGCACCCGGATCTCACGGCCCTGGACGCGAACGGCGACGAGCTCGGTGAGCTGAGCCTTCCACTGGGACCGGCGAGAGCGGGTGTTGCTGCGGGACATCTTGCGCTTCGGAACTGCCATGTGCCCTCACCCCTCCTTTCGTGGTCGGACGATTGCCGTCCCATATCTTGCCACGACCCGGCCCCGGATGACGAACCTGGCCCCGTCCCGCACCTGTGAGATTGCCCGCCCCGCTCCCC
The sequence above is a segment of the Georgenia faecalis genome. Coding sequences within it:
- the rpmF gene encoding 50S ribosomal protein L32 — protein: MAVPKRKMSRSNTRSRRSQWKAQLTELVAVRVQGREIRVPRRLAKAYQKGMLVED